Within the Leptospira ryugenii genome, the region GTGAACTCCTTCAACTCTGCTAATCGGATCAAATCCATCATCACGGCTATAGGAGGAATTCTGTCTTTGAGTCTGCCCCCACTCATCCAATTGATGCCAGCCCCTTCTACTAAAATGGTGCCTGCTTTTTGGGTGATGCGATGGAGAGGTTTTCCAGGCCTCATTCTCATCAATTTGATAGGATCTAGGAAGAGAACATAGTGCATCGCTTCCTTCTTTTCCAAAATGCGAAATAACTTAGCTATGGACTCATCAATAGTGACATTGTCCACAGGAACACCAAGGATACTTAAAGTAGTTAACTTTTGGACGTCTATGTTCTGGTATTCTAGGAGGATATCTCTCTCTTCTTTAGAAGAATTGTGAACGATTTCACTGGGTTGCTTCATCTGTTTCGTGATTCCTAATGTATCCTATGCAAAAGTCTTCCCATTACGACTTCTCCTGTCGCCTCTAAATTTTCCTAGAGACATATTTTTTCACTTGGATTTTTAAATGTGGTAGGGAGCATCAAATGAAAATGTATCTCAAATTGCCACTATTCTTGAGTTTCTTCTTTTGTTTCGTACATGCAAGTTATGCGGAAGCCATAGATATCTTCGGAACCCTTAAAAATGGAACTACGAATTCACTAGGAAATGCAGACTCAATTAAATTGATCGCTCTCCAAGGCGCGATGCTTCCGATTGCAGATCTTGGACCTCAGAAAGGAAGTTTTCGATTCTCTGGTGTAGATGTTCCCGAGGGAGCTCCCCTCTTAGTGCAGGTAACGTATAAGGGAGTCAACTATAACAAAATGATCCCCCCTACACCTGCCTTTCGGTCGCAAAACCAAGAGGTGGTTGTGTATGAAACCACTGAATCCAAGGAAAAGGTTAGCATTAAAAGTTTAATGCAAGTTATTCGTGAAAAGAAAGGAATCAGGATTTTCAAACTTTTTTTGATCGATAACCAATCCAATCCCAAACGATCTTATTACTCAAAAGAAAATCCAATTGAGTTCTTTGTGCCCAAACAAAGTACAGAAAGCTATGCACAAGTCCAACAGCCTGGTTCCCGGATGGCCATTCCATTGAACATGCCAGAGGGAAAAAATGGAGGAAAATTGTTCGATAGAGCAGCATTGCCTGGGATATCTGAATTACAAGTTTCGTACTTTTTTCCTGGCGAACAAGATGTACTCGAAGAAAAATTATTGGCGGAAGGCCAAGGTGGATCATATCCTATCTTTTTAAAACCAGCAGACATGCAAATGGAAGTGGTAGATGGTGGCACATTGGTAAAGTTAGATAAAGAAATTCCTGCAGGATTGTCAGCAGTCGCAATCACAGCAAATTCAGACACAAACACCTTTCATTTTCGATTAAAGGGTGGTAAGCCCGTACCAACTGCACTAAATGGCAATCCAGAAATCCAAAATGGTACTATCTTAACAACTTGGGATACCTCTTTATTCGCTGTGATAGGTTTTATAGCTCTACTCTTCACTCTTTCATTTTTGTTTGTCTATAGAAAATAACTACAGGAAAGCCCATGAATGCCATTAAAGATAATAAAAAAACTCTACTAAGATATGTAGGTTTAGAGGAACTTGCTTCCCACGGCCCGCGAGGGATTCTTGCCTTTTGGACCATTTTGGGTATGGCTTTCTTTTTGTTTGGTGATCAAAACCTGATCGCACCTAACATGAAAAATATAGCTAATTCATTTGGGATTATTGACCAAAAAGAGATCGATTGGAAGATGGGTGGGCTCATACCAATTTTGTTTTTTATCTTGGGAGGAACAGTCTCACTCTCGATGGGTTACCTTTCTCAAACCATCTCCAGAAAATCGTTATTATTGGTAACCGTACTACTAGGCGAGATCCCTTGTTTTCTCACAGCTTACAGTTCCACTTATAATGAGTTTCTATTATTACGAACCCTTTGTGGCTTCGGACTTGGAGGTATTTTCCCTATTTTGTTTAGTTTGATTGGGGATTACTTTAGCTCCCAATCTAGAGCTGTAGCTACTGGCTTTGTGTCGCTTGCTATGGGTTTAGGAATTGGTGTGGGGCAATTGATGGGAGGGATTTTAGGAGAAGGTGACCCAATCAACGGATGGCGTCAGTCGTTTATCTACATGTCCGTGCCTTCCTTTTTCTTTGCTTTAATTTATCTTTTGTTTTGTAGGGAGCCAAAACGTGGAGGAGCAGAAGATATCCAATCTCCTGATGAACTCTCTCATAGAATTTCTTTAAAAGACTTCAAGATCCTTTTTCAAAACAAAACCAATTTAGGGATTTTTTTGCAAGGTTTACCTGGTTGTATACCTTGGGGTGTATTCTTTGTCTATTTAGTTGATTACTATGAAAACGTTTATGGATTTGGAAAGGCTGAAGCATCTGGTTTGGTGACTTTTGCTGCCATCGGTGTATTCATAGGAACATTTTTTGGGGGTGTGCTTGGGCAATGGTTATACAATAAAAATAAAAAATGGCAACCTATCCTGTGTATGGTGACAACATTTATTGGAGTTTTGCCAGCTATTTATCTTTTGTATGCGCAAGGACTTATCGAATATAAAGCAATCTTCTTGGTCTTAAATGTATTCACTGGGGTATTAATTTCGATTACCGGAGCCAATGTAAGGGCAGTGCTGTTGAATGTGAATGTTCCTAAGTCGAGAAGTGCAATCTTTTCGATCTATAATTTAACAGACGATCTAGGCAAAGGCTTGGGACCTGCCATCTCTGCAATCATCTTAGGTTCTACAACAGATAGAGGATTCGCTCTATCTATTTCAATCCTCTTTTGGATTCCATGTGCCTTGGCCTGGATCATTATTATACGCAATTATGAAAATGATGAAGCAAAGATGAGAAAGCAGTGGGAGCTTGAAGTAAAAGGAGCTTAATGATGCCGAACTTTTTGTTAGACATCGAAGGGACGACCACTCCAATTTCGTTTGTTCACCAAATATTGTTTCCATACTCCAGAGACAGGATGGCAGAGTTTCTCGCAAACCAGACATTAGATGTCTTGGAGTTTACACAAATCAAACAAGAATTTGAGAAAGATGTATTTCTTGCTGATCCCGAATTCTTAAAGGCTTTTCCAAACACAATTTCGATTACCAGAAACGATTTGCCAGCTTATCTTTGTTATCTGATTGACCGGGATAGAAAATTTGGTCCTTTGAAGCGCATACAAGGTGAAATTTGGAAAAAAGGCTACGAGGCGGGTGAGATCAAAAGTCAATTATTCGAAGACGTACCAGAGTTTTTAAAAAAAGCAAAAGAATCTAAAATCTCTTGCTATGTATATTCCTCTGGTAGCGTGGAGGCACAAAAATTAATTTATCAATATTCTACGTTTGGAGACCTTCGTGAATACTTTCAAGGTTACTTTGATACTGCCATGGGTGGAAAACGAGAAAGGCAAAGTTATCAAAATATAGCCCACCAGATTGAAGCAGATCCAGAAACATTCATTTTCTTTACTGATATTGTTGAAGAAGCGGAGGCTGCAAGTCTTGCTGGAATGCGAGCGGTGGTGTTAGATCGCCCTGGAAACACAGTCCAAAAGGCGCATTCTTTTACAGTCAAAAAAGATTTGAAGACGATCGATGATCTGAACTTTTAAATTTTATTTTTTCTTTTTGGGAAATTTGATTTCGATTGTTTTCATTTTATCATAAATTCTTTTAATTGTCACTCTCCAGTCTTCTTTGTTTGACTTTCCTTTCACTGGTTCAAGACGGCTAGTAGGAATCGATGGATTGAGATTGATTTCTTTGTTTTGCATTAAGGGAGCTATGGCAGAGATGCCCAAATCAATCTTTAGGTATTTCTTTTTGATAATTTTAAAATCGATTTTTGCATCTAATAATCTCACGATCTCAAGTATTATTGCCCATTTCACTTTGTTCGGGGTAAGTGTTTCGTAATTGGCTATTAAATCGTTGTACAATCGATAGGTGACTTTGGGGTTGGAGTGAAACAACAAAAACCGAAAGTGTACATTTCCTTTTAGGTCTTGAGTTATGATCAAATCATTATGTGAAAATTCTCCAAATGGAGGAAAATCCACCAGACGAATCACGATTGAATTCACCAAATCAAGACTGTTATAAATTTCTGTCTCAGGGTGAACCTTGATAGAGTATGTAATTTTTTCGTCGGGGATAACGTCATGAATAAAGCTAACAAAGTTTACTTGGTCTTTAAACGGAACTTCTTTCATCACTTCCAATCTAGAAAGTTCTATGATATCATCCATAATGGTATCGATGGATGAATGAACATTTTTTAATTCTTTAATGATAGCCTTTTCTTTGGATTTTTCGGAGACTTCTCTGAACTGCTGAAGTTTCTCTTTCATAATCGTAAGTGGCTGGCTGATCATCGCATCCATATAGAAAAATATTTTTTCCCTGAGTGAGTCTGCTTCTTTCAATCGATCAAATCGTGAAAGTAACTTTCGTTTCATGATCAGGAACTGAAATCTCAGTGCCAAAGTCATGGATAAAAGATAAAACAAGAAACTCGTTTCAAGCGAAGAAAGTGCGTTTAAGTAACCTCGTTCGATGGCAACTTCTTTTACAATAGCGTAAAACAAATAGGCGAGAGCAATTAGGTGGATCCATGCCCCACGTTTCTCTTCTTTGAGTTTTTTAATGGTAAGATAGATCGCATAAGATACAATCAGGAATAAATGAATGTCCCAGTAACCGATGAAGTTGTACCAAAAAACTGGCCTCGGAATAATTGCGAATACTAAGATAAAAAGGAACTGTAAACCCAGGTAAATTAATTGCAGACGGAAAATCTTGATTTCAAAAAAATCTTGAATGAATTTTATAAAAGCATAGGGCAGTACTAAGAGAAATCCATATTCAATGAGTTTAAAAGCAGTAAAATAATCCCCTATGAAAAAGCGCGCCTCATTTCTGGACAATTCGAAGGCAGAAAAAATGAGAGCAAGGATTGCAAAACTCTTGTACTCTTTTTTGTCTCTCATTTTGAAAAAATTGATAAAAAAGAAGAGAGCGATAAATAAATAAAATCCTACAAAAATAAGTTCGACTAAGGACTGATAGTTGAGTCCTTCAATTGCCTCTTGGTAAGTCAAAATTCTAACAGGACCTGAAATGACTCCTGCAGACGTGCTTAAATCCGAATCAATTTTGATAACGAGAACATTTTCTCCCTCCAAAATAAGGTTATGAGGGATAGGGTAGATACGCGGCCGACCGAAAGAATATTCCTTTGGATTTTGCCCGAAAGGAGAATTGTTTTTCCCAACGAGAACACCATTAATAAAAACTTCATCATTTTGGTAGGTTCTACCCAGTTGAACTGCCAAAGAAGTATCATGTTGCTCTTTGGTTACTTCAAAAGATTTTCTTAGCCAAATAGGCCCACGATAGGATCGATTTAGATTACGTAAGTTTCCCGGAACAGATGTTAGTTCTAAAGAGTTAAAGTTAAACTCATTGTTTAAGATTTCGGAAGATGGGTCAAAGAGTACACCCCAATCTTCACCTTCTAAATTGACTACGACAGATTTTTGGTCTATTGTCCGAGTACAAGAGAAAACAAATGTAAGTGAAATAAACAGAAGAAGAAAAATATTCTTTGAAGATAAGGCTTTCATTTTTTAAGCCCTTTCTCTGGGAATTTTATGATAAACTTTGCGCCCATTCCTTCTGCCGATTTTAATTGAACAGATCCACCTAAAAATTCAGCGGTTGCTTGTACCAAAGTAAGGCCGATCCCTGCACCTGGAATTTCACTTTTGCTCTCTTTATATCCTCTTACAAACTTTTGAAAGATTGTTTCCATTTCAATTTGGCTCATTCCCAATCCTTCATCCGCGACAATCAAATGATAGATTCCATTTTGTAAGTAAAATTCAATGCCAATTTCTGTTTTGATATCTGTATAAATATAAGCATTTTCTACAAGGTTTCTCACCATGACGAAAAGTAAATCAGAGGAAAGGTTTACCTCTAAATCTTTTGGTCTCACATCGATAGTCACATTCTTTCTTCTTTGGCCTAAATGATTTTCAATGGAGGAGACACAATCAGAGATGAGTTTATAAACTCCAAACTGAGATAGTGTAATCTGATATGTCTTTTCTTCTAACTGTTTCAGTAGAAGGGCTTCTTCAA harbors:
- the mtnC gene encoding acireductone synthase gives rise to the protein MMPNFLLDIEGTTTPISFVHQILFPYSRDRMAEFLANQTLDVLEFTQIKQEFEKDVFLADPEFLKAFPNTISITRNDLPAYLCYLIDRDRKFGPLKRIQGEIWKKGYEAGEIKSQLFEDVPEFLKKAKESKISCYVYSSGSVEAQKLIYQYSTFGDLREYFQGYFDTAMGGKRERQSYQNIAHQIEADPETFIFFTDIVEEAEAASLAGMRAVVLDRPGNTVQKAHSFTVKKDLKTIDDLNF
- a CDS encoding 7TM-DISM domain-containing protein — its product is MKALSSKNIFLLLFISLTFVFSCTRTIDQKSVVVNLEGEDWGVLFDPSSEILNNEFNFNSLELTSVPGNLRNLNRSYRGPIWLRKSFEVTKEQHDTSLAVQLGRTYQNDEVFINGVLVGKNNSPFGQNPKEYSFGRPRIYPIPHNLILEGENVLVIKIDSDLSTSAGVISGPVRILTYQEAIEGLNYQSLVELIFVGFYLFIALFFFINFFKMRDKKEYKSFAILALIFSAFELSRNEARFFIGDYFTAFKLIEYGFLLVLPYAFIKFIQDFFEIKIFRLQLIYLGLQFLFILVFAIIPRPVFWYNFIGYWDIHLFLIVSYAIYLTIKKLKEEKRGAWIHLIALAYLFYAIVKEVAIERGYLNALSSLETSFLFYLLSMTLALRFQFLIMKRKLLSRFDRLKEADSLREKIFFYMDAMISQPLTIMKEKLQQFREVSEKSKEKAIIKELKNVHSSIDTIMDDIIELSRLEVMKEVPFKDQVNFVSFIHDVIPDEKITYSIKVHPETEIYNSLDLVNSIVIRLVDFPPFGEFSHNDLIITQDLKGNVHFRFLLFHSNPKVTYRLYNDLIANYETLTPNKVKWAIILEIVRLLDAKIDFKIIKKKYLKIDLGISAIAPLMQNKEINLNPSIPTSRLEPVKGKSNKEDWRVTIKRIYDKMKTIEIKFPKKKK
- a CDS encoding MFS transporter, whose amino-acid sequence is MNAIKDNKKTLLRYVGLEELASHGPRGILAFWTILGMAFFLFGDQNLIAPNMKNIANSFGIIDQKEIDWKMGGLIPILFFILGGTVSLSMGYLSQTISRKSLLLVTVLLGEIPCFLTAYSSTYNEFLLLRTLCGFGLGGIFPILFSLIGDYFSSQSRAVATGFVSLAMGLGIGVGQLMGGILGEGDPINGWRQSFIYMSVPSFFFALIYLLFCREPKRGGAEDIQSPDELSHRISLKDFKILFQNKTNLGIFLQGLPGCIPWGVFFVYLVDYYENVYGFGKAEASGLVTFAAIGVFIGTFFGGVLGQWLYNKNKKWQPILCMVTTFIGVLPAIYLLYAQGLIEYKAIFLVLNVFTGVLISITGANVRAVLLNVNVPKSRSAIFSIYNLTDDLGKGLGPAISAIILGSTTDRGFALSISILFWIPCALAWIIIIRNYENDEAKMRKQWELEVKGA